Proteins found in one Deltaproteobacteria bacterium IMCC39524 genomic segment:
- the sppA gene encoding signal peptide peptidase SppA — protein MKKRPFLLASALLAGIFVFFLALAVTVASFMGRPANFVIGDKIGVVEVFGAIADSRQVIEQLHGFRDNDNIKAIVLRIDSPGGGVGPSQEIHDEVKAIDATKPVIVSMGSVAASGGYYIAASAREIVANPGTITGSIGVIMEFTNFQELLDKIGLSSVVVKSGEYKDIGSPSRVMTSLEREILQDLIDDVHSQFVASVAVGRKLDEEAVRKIADGRIFSGRRAMDMGLVDRMGNLDVAIRRAAELAGIDGEPNVVYPPGKSPKFIDLFIEEAIQKLQFALQKQRAVGLQYLWPGFN, from the coding sequence ATGAAGAAACGTCCCTTTCTGCTGGCATCAGCCCTTTTAGCAGGCATATTTGTTTTCTTCCTGGCCCTGGCGGTTACTGTTGCCAGTTTCATGGGGCGTCCCGCCAACTTCGTGATTGGCGACAAGATTGGTGTTGTCGAAGTTTTTGGTGCTATTGCTGATTCTCGACAAGTCATCGAACAGCTTCATGGTTTTCGTGATAATGACAACATCAAGGCCATTGTACTCCGTATCGATTCTCCAGGAGGCGGCGTTGGTCCGTCCCAGGAAATCCATGACGAAGTGAAAGCCATCGATGCAACAAAACCTGTCATTGTTTCAATGGGTTCCGTTGCTGCTTCCGGTGGCTATTATATAGCGGCTTCTGCTCGTGAAATCGTTGCCAACCCTGGAACGATAACCGGCAGTATAGGCGTCATTATGGAGTTCACGAATTTTCAGGAGCTGCTCGATAAAATCGGTCTCAGCAGTGTCGTTGTAAAAAGTGGTGAATATAAAGATATTGGTTCGCCTTCTCGTGTGATGACGTCTCTGGAACGTGAGATCCTTCAGGATTTGATCGACGATGTCCACAGCCAGTTCGTGGCTTCTGTCGCCGTGGGTCGCAAGCTCGATGAAGAGGCCGTTCGCAAGATCGCTGACGGCAGAATCTTCTCCGGTCGCAGGGCCATGGATATGGGGCTCGTGGACCGGATGGGTAATCTTGATGTTGCCATTCGGCGTGCCGCCGAACTTGCCGGTATTGACGGTGAACCCAATGTCGTTTATCCTCCGGGTAAAAGTCCCAAGTTCATTGATCTTTTTATAGAAGAAGCAATACAAAAACTACAATTTGCCTTACAGAAACAACGTGCGGTAGGGCTGCAATATCTTTGGCCAGGATTTAATTAG
- a CDS encoding integration host factor subunit beta has translation MTKSELIEQLTTENEVLNKREAELIVNSIFDSIGGALVGGDRVEIRGFGSFTVREREAREARNPKSGDIVQISAKKTPFFKTGKELRERVNIS, from the coding sequence ATGACTAAGAGTGAGCTGATTGAACAACTGACAACGGAAAATGAGGTGCTCAATAAGCGTGAGGCTGAACTGATTGTAAATTCAATTTTTGACAGTATCGGTGGCGCCTTGGTCGGAGGTGATCGCGTTGAGATTCGTGGCTTTGGTTCGTTTACCGTGCGTGAACGTGAAGCCCGTGAAGCTCGTAATCCTAAAAGCGGCGATATCGTGCAAATCTCTGCGAAGAAAACCCCTTTCTTTAAAACAGGTAAAGAGTTGCGTGAGCGGGTTAATATCTCCTGA